The following proteins are encoded in a genomic region of Bosea beijingensis:
- the asnB gene encoding asparagine synthase (glutamine-hydrolyzing) — MCGIWASLGLSPDKRAIDLVAHRGPDGDGWEEIATQAGPLALGHRRLAIIAPDASGLQPMTYDDRYVIVFNGEIYNYRELRDELTALGRSIRTKTDTEVLLAAYAQWGEACLSRCNGMFAFVLFDKQAQRLFIARDRFGVKPLYYWVSPKGVAFASEIKQFTAVEGFQARRDERGAWDFLVSGVFDHRRETMFAGVQQLRGGEYLSIDLAAWRPGGVPAPHRWYELPRPDSLALPMEEASARFLDLMRDSVRLRLRADVPVGTCLSGGLDSSTIVCLMSELIADDPNARQHSFTCAFDTPGLDEWTYAKAVNEQCGTTSHVVSPSAEDLWSAIDAMIWHQDEPFGSTSIFAQWSVFAEAHKAGVTVMLDGQGADEQLAGYHPMFGAALAGHLKKLRLQRFVSEIKAIRRRHGTSMERLTGLVLASLLPRGWFTPILRLTGRSPAPAWLNTGFSAANEGDLLGSLRVPRTGDASPLGSLCAHQLTTTSVPMLLHFEDRNSMAHAIEARVPFLDYRLAELTIGLGEAHKLVDGETKAILRRAMEPILPAKVTNRQDKLGFPTPEEVWFKGPLRERILAAADETVEAYPTIFDADQVRRYARDMLDGRVPFSFALWRIICFGRWGQRFGVAA, encoded by the coding sequence ATGTGCGGAATCTGGGCCTCGCTTGGCCTGTCTCCCGACAAGCGGGCGATCGACCTCGTGGCTCACCGAGGCCCTGACGGCGACGGCTGGGAAGAGATCGCGACGCAGGCTGGCCCGCTCGCGCTCGGGCATCGCCGCCTCGCCATCATCGCCCCAGATGCCAGCGGCCTCCAGCCGATGACCTATGATGACCGCTACGTCATCGTCTTCAACGGCGAGATCTACAATTACCGCGAATTGCGCGACGAATTGACTGCGCTTGGGCGCAGCATCCGGACCAAGACCGATACGGAGGTCCTGCTCGCAGCCTATGCCCAATGGGGAGAGGCCTGCCTCTCCCGGTGCAACGGCATGTTCGCCTTCGTGCTTTTCGACAAGCAGGCGCAGCGGCTGTTCATCGCGCGTGACCGCTTCGGCGTGAAGCCGCTGTATTACTGGGTCTCGCCCAAGGGCGTCGCCTTCGCCTCCGAGATCAAGCAGTTCACCGCAGTCGAAGGTTTCCAGGCCCGGCGCGACGAGCGCGGCGCTTGGGACTTCCTCGTCTCCGGCGTGTTCGACCATCGCCGGGAGACGATGTTCGCGGGCGTCCAGCAACTGCGCGGCGGGGAATATCTCTCGATCGATCTCGCAGCATGGCGGCCCGGCGGCGTTCCCGCCCCCCACCGCTGGTACGAGCTGCCGCGGCCGGACTCGCTCGCGCTGCCGATGGAGGAGGCCTCGGCCCGTTTCCTCGACCTCATGCGCGATTCGGTGCGCCTGCGCCTCAGGGCGGACGTTCCGGTCGGGACCTGCCTGTCGGGCGGCCTCGATTCATCGACGATCGTCTGCCTGATGAGCGAGCTGATCGCGGACGATCCGAATGCGCGGCAGCACAGCTTCACCTGCGCCTTCGATACGCCCGGCCTCGACGAATGGACCTATGCCAAGGCGGTCAACGAGCAGTGCGGCACGACCAGCCATGTCGTCTCGCCGAGCGCCGAAGATCTCTGGTCGGCGATCGATGCCATGATCTGGCATCAGGACGAGCCCTTCGGCTCGACCTCGATCTTCGCGCAATGGTCGGTCTTCGCCGAGGCCCACAAGGCCGGCGTGACGGTCATGCTCGATGGCCAGGGGGCGGACGAGCAGCTCGCGGGCTACCATCCGATGTTCGGCGCCGCTCTCGCGGGCCATCTCAAGAAGCTGCGCCTCCAGCGCTTCGTCAGCGAGATCAAGGCCATCCGCCGCCGGCACGGAACCTCGATGGAACGGCTGACCGGGCTCGTGCTCGCCAGCCTGCTGCCGCGCGGCTGGTTCACGCCGATCCTGAGGCTGACGGGCCGCTCGCCCGCGCCGGCCTGGCTCAATACCGGCTTCTCCGCCGCGAACGAGGGTGATCTCCTGGGGTCGCTGCGCGTGCCCCGGACGGGAGACGCCTCGCCGCTCGGTTCGCTTTGCGCCCATCAATTGACCACGACGAGCGTCCCGATGCTCTTGCATTTCGAGGATCGCAACTCGATGGCCCATGCCATCGAGGCGCGCGTGCCGTTCCTGGATTACCGGCTGGCGGAGCTGACCATCGGTCTCGGCGAGGCGCACAAGCTCGTCGATGGCGAGACCAAGGCGATTCTGCGCCGCGCGATGGAGCCGATCCTGCCCGCGAAGGTCACCAACCGGCAGGACAAGCTGGGTTTCCCGACCCCCGAGGAGGTCTGGTTCAAGGGCCCGTTGCGCGAGCGCATCCTCGCCGCGGCCGACGAGACGGTCGAGGCGTATCCGACAATCTTCGATGCGGACCAGGTCCGGCGCTATGCCCGCGACATGCTCGACGGCCGGGTGCCGTTCTCCTTCGCGCTCTGGCGCATCATCTGCTTCGGGCGCTGGGGCCAGCGCTTCGGCGTCGCGGCTTGA
- a CDS encoding ABC transporter permease: MTLARKVGDFLLAPWQLVFRHRAILTTTSLIELRMMYAGSVLGLAWVILAPLLLLAIYTLTYAYIFQVRVPGLTTADYIAHVSAGLIAFLSFAGALAGGSVSVIRNKQMLTSTVFPPELLPVRAVIVTLPPLLVGGLVIAAGAMLYGSAGSSVLALPVVMLLQFMFTCGIVWVLALVTLVLRDIQHLIQYLVIILLIVTPIGYVLEMVPPRLALLTYLNPLAYFVLSYQEILVRGALPTGKLATAMVLSSILSFSGGFWLFQRAKLAFYDYA; encoded by the coding sequence ATGACACTGGCCCGTAAAGTCGGAGATTTCCTGCTGGCGCCGTGGCAACTGGTCTTCCGGCACCGGGCGATCCTGACCACGACGTCGCTGATCGAATTGCGCATGATGTATGCGGGATCGGTGCTCGGGCTGGCCTGGGTGATCCTGGCGCCGCTGCTGCTGCTCGCCATCTACACGCTGACCTATGCCTATATCTTCCAGGTCCGCGTCCCCGGCCTGACCACGGCGGATTACATCGCCCATGTCTCGGCGGGGCTGATCGCCTTCCTCTCCTTCGCGGGAGCGCTGGCCGGCGGCTCGGTCTCGGTGATCCGCAACAAGCAGATGCTGACCAGTACCGTCTTCCCCCCTGAGCTTCTCCCGGTCAGGGCGGTGATCGTCACGCTGCCGCCGCTTCTCGTCGGCGGGCTGGTGATCGCCGCGGGCGCGATGCTCTACGGCTCGGCCGGCAGCAGCGTGCTCGCGCTCCCGGTCGTCATGCTGCTCCAGTTCATGTTCACCTGCGGCATCGTCTGGGTGCTGGCGCTGGTGACCCTGGTGCTGCGGGACATCCAGCATCTCATCCAGTATCTCGTGATCATCCTGCTGATCGTGACGCCGATCGGCTACGTGCTGGAAATGGTCCCGCCGCGGCTGGCGCTGCTGACCTATCTCAATCCGCTGGCCTATTTCGTCCTGTCCTATCAGGAGATCCTCGTGCGCGGCGCCCTTCCGACAGGCAAGCTCGCGACGGCCATGGTCCTCTCGTCGATCCTGTCGTTCTCGGGCGGTTTCTGGCTGTTCCAGCGCGCCAAGCTGGCATTCTACGACTATGCCTGA
- a CDS encoding ABC transporter ATP-binding protein, with protein MPDASPALRFSNVGKTFPLYETPGQRALDAFGFYRLLPRALRPQFPSFDALADISFSVSKGERVGVIGRNGAGKTSLLKLVTDNFKPSRGAIERNGTVHSLMQTGIGFSNEMTGRENIHAALAYNGLPESEMLRVVDEIIDFCELGDHLDQPLKTYSLGMGSRLQFAVATAVDPDILIIDEILGAGDVYFTHKSAARMKGFVERGATMLIVSHSMQQILEFCDRVIWLDRGRLVMDGPALEVIDAYEVYLERLSRLGISSEDPQSRFEPPASSGEMKTRLGDGRDVYRWPGKKGVKIDSLSLENELGPTDKFRPGEPLKVSLSIVAEEGGDYICRYVITLWTAAGRRVGRIENDVDRFTLAAGERRSIRFETPAQALTRGRYFVSFSVYDVDKHGSAATQEARYDVLAHALDFEVVPPGGDDDFLIRHPLQVSLARPARH; from the coding sequence ATGCCTGACGCAAGCCCGGCCTTGCGCTTCTCGAATGTCGGCAAGACGTTCCCGCTCTACGAGACGCCGGGGCAGCGGGCGCTGGACGCCTTCGGATTCTACCGGCTGCTGCCGCGCGCGCTGCGGCCGCAGTTCCCCTCCTTCGACGCCCTCGCCGATATCAGCTTCTCGGTCAGCAAGGGGGAGCGTGTCGGCGTCATCGGCCGCAACGGCGCCGGCAAGACAAGCCTGCTGAAGCTCGTCACCGACAATTTCAAACCGAGCCGTGGCGCGATCGAGCGGAACGGAACCGTCCACAGCCTCATGCAGACTGGGATCGGCTTCTCGAACGAGATGACGGGGCGGGAGAACATCCACGCCGCCCTCGCCTATAACGGGCTGCCGGAGAGCGAGATGCTCCGCGTCGTCGACGAGATCATCGATTTCTGCGAGCTCGGCGACCATCTCGACCAGCCGCTCAAGACCTATTCGCTCGGCATGGGCTCGCGGCTGCAATTCGCGGTCGCCACGGCGGTCGACCCCGATATCCTGATCATCGACGAGATCCTCGGCGCGGGCGACGTCTATTTCACCCATAAATCCGCCGCCCGGATGAAGGGCTTCGTCGAGCGCGGCGCCACGATGCTGATCGTCTCGCATTCGATGCAGCAGATCCTGGAATTCTGCGATCGTGTGATCTGGCTGGATCGCGGGCGCCTCGTCATGGACGGGCCGGCGCTCGAGGTGATCGACGCCTACGAGGTCTATCTGGAGCGGCTGTCGCGGCTCGGCATCAGCAGCGAAGACCCGCAGTCGCGCTTCGAGCCCCCGGCCTCGTCCGGCGAGATGAAGACCCGGCTCGGCGACGGCCGCGACGTCTACCGCTGGCCGGGCAAGAAGGGGGTCAAGATCGACAGCCTGAGCCTGGAGAACGAGCTCGGGCCGACGGACAAGTTCCGGCCCGGCGAGCCGCTGAAGGTCAGCCTCTCGATCGTGGCGGAAGAAGGCGGCGACTATATCTGCCGCTATGTGATCACGCTCTGGACCGCGGCCGGACGGCGGGTGGGCAGGATCGAGAACGACGTCGACCGCTTCACCCTGGCGGCCGGCGAGCGCCGCAGCATCCGCTTCGAGACGCCGGCGCAGGCGCTGACCCGCGGGCGCTATTTCGTGTCGTTTTCCGTTTACGACGTCGACAAGCACGGCTCGGCCGCAACCCAGGAGGCCCGGTACGACGTGCTGGCGCATGCGCTCGATTTCGAGGTCGTGCCCCCGGGCGGCGATGACGATTTTCTGATACGGCATCCCCTGCAGGTCTCACTCGCTCGACCCGCACGACATTAA
- a CDS encoding class I SAM-dependent methyltransferase yields the protein MIPVFVRRYFSADQRRWPLALKLSSRLNDFGVKMVALSRELMNAIYADDRGLNDRDPVVRLRGLNAAINDTLRRQAQEYKSYTYFNGYPYQGLGLLNVFGDRLADPRFDEYELRKFISEKDNVLDIGCSCGFIALMAAYRTGCRAHGIDINPYMIEIGRLCADHLNVGGLVSLEAVRIQEYAAKEPFTVVLSFATHWTDDENYRVSIRDHMERMHSYLAPGGLLLFETHAADPGQADFYAAMETVRDLFSWDGVFKKTESGLREFYVMRKI from the coding sequence ATGATCCCGGTTTTCGTTCGCCGCTATTTTTCAGCAGACCAACGCCGCTGGCCTCTCGCGCTCAAGCTCTCGTCGCGCCTGAACGATTTCGGCGTCAAGATGGTCGCGCTGAGCCGCGAGCTCATGAACGCCATCTATGCGGATGATCGCGGACTGAACGACCGCGATCCCGTCGTGCGCCTGCGCGGCCTCAACGCCGCGATCAACGACACGCTTCGCCGGCAGGCGCAGGAATATAAGAGCTATACCTATTTCAACGGCTATCCCTATCAGGGCCTCGGGCTCCTGAACGTGTTCGGAGACCGGCTCGCCGATCCGCGCTTCGACGAATACGAGCTGAGGAAATTCATCAGCGAAAAGGACAACGTCCTCGACATCGGCTGCTCCTGCGGCTTCATCGCGCTGATGGCGGCCTATCGGACCGGGTGCCGCGCCCATGGCATCGACATCAACCCCTATATGATCGAGATCGGCCGGCTCTGCGCCGACCACCTGAATGTCGGCGGCCTCGTCTCGCTGGAGGCCGTCCGCATTCAGGAATACGCGGCCAAGGAGCCGTTCACCGTCGTCCTGTCCTTCGCGACGCACTGGACCGACGACGAGAATTACCGCGTGTCGATCCGCGACCATATGGAGCGGATGCATTCCTATCTCGCGCCGGGCGGGCTGCTTCTGTTCGAAACCCATGCGGCTGACCCCGGCCAGGCCGATTTCTACGCAGCGATGGAAACCGTGCGCGACCTGTTCTCGTGGGACGGCGTCTTCAAGAAGACGGAATCCGGCCTGCGCGAGTTCTACGTGATGAGAAAGATCTGA
- a CDS encoding CDP-glycerol glycerophosphotransferase family protein — translation MERRLLQALRRFFGRPGHGVDVDFYASSWIDEIWVRSTIAACLARGLKLRLVLSGGPGAAPPALRERYAALEVPLIEASNIEELHKLRMRLVVTASSGIPRAFFGPSLRRLVHMPHSLVSLHMIYPGDAFDNYDVLFAAGPHHVREWSLIRARHGLPPGLSMDVGYGKMDPLADVLREAGPPQPQRHVLLAPSWGEANLLRSMGPQLVAGLLAEGLQVTLRPHPSFFLKQEPELAATLEAAAGNPRFVLETSTDIVQTAMLSADVLVTDYSGIAFEYAALRHRPTVFVDLPKKVLNPDWQEIASEPVEIALRARLGTIAGCTLGDTLQAILAAIDAPRPPDAIAAVVPDFLYEQAHVGERAATSLIALMKDLR, via the coding sequence GTGGAACGCCGCCTCCTGCAAGCGCTGCGCCGCTTCTTCGGAAGGCCGGGCCATGGCGTCGATGTCGATTTCTACGCATCGAGCTGGATCGACGAGATCTGGGTCCGCAGCACGATCGCGGCCTGCCTCGCCCGCGGGCTCAAGCTGCGGCTGGTCCTGTCGGGCGGACCGGGCGCGGCGCCGCCGGCGCTCAGGGAGCGCTATGCCGCGCTTGAGGTTCCGCTGATCGAAGCCTCGAATATCGAAGAGCTGCACAAGCTCCGGATGCGGCTGGTCGTCACCGCGTCGAGCGGCATTCCCAGGGCGTTCTTCGGGCCGTCCCTGCGGCGGCTCGTTCACATGCCGCATTCTCTGGTCAGCCTGCACATGATCTATCCGGGCGATGCGTTCGACAATTACGACGTGCTGTTCGCGGCCGGCCCGCATCATGTCCGCGAGTGGAGCCTGATCCGGGCGCGCCACGGCCTGCCGCCGGGGCTGTCCATGGATGTCGGCTACGGAAAGATGGACCCGCTCGCCGATGTGCTCCGGGAGGCGGGACCCCCGCAGCCGCAACGGCATGTGCTTCTGGCGCCGTCCTGGGGCGAGGCCAATCTGTTGCGCAGCATGGGTCCGCAGCTCGTGGCCGGACTTCTGGCGGAAGGCCTGCAGGTCACCCTGCGGCCCCATCCGAGCTTCTTCCTCAAGCAGGAGCCGGAACTAGCCGCGACGCTGGAAGCTGCGGCCGGCAACCCCCGCTTCGTCCTGGAAACCTCGACCGATATCGTCCAGACCGCGATGCTGAGCGCGGATGTCCTGGTGACCGATTATTCCGGCATCGCCTTTGAATACGCCGCATTGAGGCATCGGCCGACGGTCTTCGTCGACCTGCCCAAGAAGGTGCTGAACCCGGATTGGCAGGAAATCGCGTCCGAACCGGTCGAAATCGCGTTGCGCGCGCGGCTTGGGACCATCGCCGGCTGCACTCTCGGCGATACACTGCAGGCTATCCTCGCGGCGATCGACGCGCCTCGCCCGCCGGATGCCATTGCCGCCGTCGTGCCCGATTTCCTCTATGAACAAGCCCATGTCGGCGAGCGCGCCGCGACCAGCCTGATCGCCTTGATGAAGGACCTCAGATGA
- a CDS encoding phosphocholine cytidylyltransferase family protein → MTSPRAVILAAGFGSRLRPLTDTAPKCLTPLAGESLLSRQLRTLAAEGIDDISIVAGHLADRIAFPGLKKVLNPDYERTNMVSSLFCARHLLDGSRDLLICYGDIVYQRTVLASLLAVDAPVAVAVDRGWRDLWGLRMDDPLSDAETLKIGPEGQLVELGRKPRSYDEIEGQYIGLIKIRADAQRGIVDLYDKLDPAGPHDGRDKANMFMTSFVQAMIDAGITVRPGFFNRGWLEIDSLADYEAYNGLAQSGELLAFYDDRL, encoded by the coding sequence ATGACCTCACCGCGTGCCGTCATCCTCGCCGCCGGCTTCGGTTCGCGGCTCAGGCCTCTCACCGATACCGCCCCGAAATGCCTGACCCCCCTGGCCGGCGAGAGCCTGCTGTCGCGCCAGTTGCGGACGCTCGCCGCGGAAGGGATCGACGACATCTCGATCGTCGCGGGTCATCTCGCGGACCGGATCGCGTTTCCGGGGCTCAAGAAGGTCCTGAACCCGGATTACGAGCGCACCAACATGGTGTCGTCGCTCTTCTGTGCCCGGCATCTCCTCGACGGGTCGCGCGACCTGCTGATCTGCTACGGCGACATCGTCTATCAACGCACGGTCCTGGCGTCGCTGCTCGCGGTCGATGCCCCCGTCGCCGTGGCTGTCGACCGCGGCTGGCGCGATCTGTGGGGCCTGCGCATGGACGACCCGCTCTCGGATGCCGAGACGCTGAAGATCGGCCCCGAGGGCCAGCTCGTCGAGCTCGGCCGCAAGCCGCGGAGCTATGACGAGATTGAAGGCCAGTATATCGGCCTGATAAAGATCAGGGCCGATGCCCAGCGCGGCATCGTCGATCTCTACGACAAGCTCGACCCCGCCGGCCCGCATGACGGCCGGGACAAGGCGAACATGTTCATGACGTCCTTCGTGCAAGCGATGATCGATGCCGGCATCACGGTGCGTCCGGGCTTCTTCAACCGCGGCTGGCTGGAAATCGACAGCCTGGCCGATTACGAGGCCTATAACGGCCTCGCGCAGAGCGGCGAATTGCTGGCCTTCTATGATGATCGCCTCTGA
- a CDS encoding PEP-utilizing enzyme: MKPRVIILGAGRPFHGESHSSLRAVSRRGNVLDWLLSTLAPLGDDVHFVGGYAVTDIMERFPQLHYAINPDWERSGSIRSLAEAGLGAGQDVYISYADILFRPDLVEALSSTASPERVGLAVDSSRRTARRTSREVVLFGPDGQPSAFGRAAEIDRAEHDVVGFVRIPASRVEAAADALASTLAKDPRAHLAAWLETLRERGEAFSFHDASGHWTDLDSEAVLARFIFGTKAETLSRLAKVITKARIAPQATFSVADWRRDQAAIAARVLAELPSGSLAVRSSARNEDGFNESNAGKFQSELNVGFDEASLAAAVARVIGSYDGGDEHQVLVQPMIRGVARSGVAFTRTLGVGAPYRVINASEGSRTDIVTSGMRGESRVIYLHRGSTELPPDAHPSLASLVDALDEIERLTELDTLDVEFAIDGDDVCHILQVRPLVMEQERTGDTDALIAREIAYAQQAFGEGQAPMPGIVGDATVFGIMPDWNPAELIGITPAPLAESLYRHLITDETWAVQRAEFGYRDLRHQPLIRLFAGHPYVDVRASLNSFIPAALPETVARRIVEAGIARLRREPHLHDKLEFGITLTCFDFAFESWRERLNEAGLSRAETDDYRAALIAITHHAFARCESSWARLDSYAAMQERLLAADGALFSRLRASLYVCRRTGTLLFAHLARCGFVAMSLLKTAVETGLISATRMSEFLGSIRTVGHRLPEDAWQVRKGALAWDAFVARYGHLRPGTYDIGAPSYGETPEEYLRPLVDNAQEPSHSSFAWSADEARNWQKAMQAASLPEEIDEIDRFLRRSIEGREEAKFIFSRSVCAALNDIAAWAEAAGIARSDAAYLTIGDILDIGSGSIGPDIERLRRRIATARDRVRLVQSMRLPPLLTQARDFQSFVMPEVEPNFVTMGKVTARVVPVASLVKDDALNGAIALIENADPGYDWLFGRKLAGFVTTYGGANSHMAIRAAEFGLPAAIGVGEVKMDALAKAEIVELDCAARRIMVLR; this comes from the coding sequence ATGAAGCCGCGCGTCATCATTCTCGGCGCCGGCCGGCCCTTTCACGGCGAGAGCCACAGCTCGCTGAGGGCGGTGAGCCGGCGCGGCAACGTGCTCGACTGGCTGCTCTCGACCCTGGCGCCGCTCGGCGACGACGTCCATTTCGTCGGCGGATACGCCGTTACAGACATCATGGAGCGGTTCCCGCAACTGCACTATGCCATCAATCCGGACTGGGAACGTTCGGGCAGCATCCGCTCGCTCGCTGAAGCCGGGCTGGGCGCGGGCCAGGATGTCTATATCAGCTATGCCGACATCCTGTTCCGGCCGGATCTTGTCGAAGCGCTGAGCAGCACCGCTTCGCCGGAGCGGGTCGGGCTCGCCGTGGATTCGTCGCGCCGGACGGCGCGCCGCACCAGCCGCGAGGTCGTCCTGTTCGGCCCGGACGGCCAGCCATCCGCCTTCGGGCGGGCCGCCGAGATCGACAGGGCGGAGCATGACGTGGTCGGCTTCGTCAGGATACCAGCGTCGCGCGTCGAGGCCGCCGCCGATGCGCTCGCAAGCACGCTGGCGAAAGACCCGAGGGCGCATCTCGCCGCCTGGCTGGAGACGCTGCGCGAACGCGGCGAGGCTTTCAGCTTCCACGACGCGTCGGGCCATTGGACCGATCTGGACAGCGAGGCCGTGCTCGCGCGCTTCATCTTCGGCACCAAGGCCGAAACGCTGTCACGGCTCGCGAAGGTCATCACCAAAGCCCGGATCGCGCCGCAGGCGACCTTCTCCGTCGCGGACTGGCGCCGAGACCAAGCCGCGATCGCGGCACGCGTCCTGGCGGAGCTGCCCTCCGGCAGCCTCGCCGTCCGCTCCAGCGCCCGCAACGAGGACGGCTTCAACGAAAGCAATGCGGGCAAGTTCCAGTCGGAGCTGAATGTCGGCTTCGATGAAGCCAGCCTCGCCGCGGCTGTCGCGCGCGTGATCGGCTCCTATGACGGTGGCGACGAGCATCAGGTCCTCGTCCAGCCGATGATCCGCGGCGTCGCGCGCAGCGGCGTGGCCTTCACCCGGACGCTCGGCGTCGGCGCGCCCTACCGCGTCATCAACGCCTCCGAAGGCAGCCGCACCGATATCGTGACCAGCGGCATGCGCGGGGAAAGCAGGGTCATCTACCTCCACCGGGGCTCGACCGAGCTGCCGCCCGATGCCCACCCGTCCCTCGCCAGCCTGGTCGACGCGCTCGATGAGATCGAGCGCCTGACCGAACTGGACACGCTCGATGTCGAGTTCGCCATCGATGGCGACGACGTCTGCCATATCCTCCAGGTGCGCCCGCTCGTCATGGAGCAGGAGCGGACCGGCGACACGGACGCGCTCATCGCCCGCGAGATCGCCTATGCGCAACAGGCCTTCGGCGAGGGCCAGGCGCCGATGCCCGGCATCGTCGGCGATGCCACGGTCTTCGGGATCATGCCGGACTGGAACCCGGCCGAGCTGATCGGAATCACGCCGGCGCCGCTGGCCGAGAGCCTGTACCGTCATCTCATCACCGACGAGACCTGGGCGGTCCAGCGAGCCGAGTTCGGCTATCGCGACCTCAGGCACCAGCCGCTCATCCGGCTTTTCGCGGGACATCCTTATGTCGATGTCCGCGCGAGCCTGAACAGCTTCATCCCCGCCGCCCTTCCCGAGACCGTCGCCCGCCGGATCGTCGAGGCGGGCATCGCCCGGCTGCGCCGGGAACCGCATCTGCACGACAAGCTGGAATTCGGCATCACCCTGACCTGCTTCGACTTCGCGTTCGAGTCCTGGCGGGAGCGTTTGAATGAGGCAGGGCTCAGCCGCGCGGAGACCGACGACTACCGGGCGGCGCTGATCGCGATCACGCACCATGCCTTCGCACGCTGCGAAAGCTCCTGGGCCCGCCTCGACAGCTATGCCGCGATGCAGGAGCGGCTCCTGGCGGCGGACGGCGCCCTGTTCAGCCGGCTCCGCGCCAGCCTATATGTCTGCCGCCGGACGGGAACGCTGCTCTTCGCGCATCTCGCGCGTTGCGGCTTCGTCGCGATGTCGCTCCTCAAGACGGCAGTCGAGACGGGCCTGATCTCGGCGACCCGCATGAGCGAGTTCCTCGGCTCCATCAGGACGGTCGGCCACCGCCTGCCGGAAGATGCCTGGCAGGTCCGCAAGGGCGCACTCGCCTGGGATGCGTTCGTCGCCCGTTACGGGCATCTCCGCCCGGGCACCTACGACATCGGCGCTCCATCCTATGGCGAGACGCCGGAGGAATATCTGCGCCCGCTCGTCGACAACGCGCAGGAGCCCTCGCATTCGTCCTTCGCCTGGTCGGCGGACGAAGCCCGCAACTGGCAGAAGGCCATGCAGGCGGCCTCGCTCCCGGAGGAGATCGACGAGATCGACCGCTTTCTGCGCCGTTCCATCGAAGGGCGGGAGGAAGCCAAATTCATCTTCTCCCGCAGCGTCTGCGCCGCCTTGAACGATATCGCCGCCTGGGCGGAGGCTGCCGGCATCGCGCGCTCCGATGCCGCTTACCTCACCATCGGCGACATCCTCGATATCGGCTCCGGCTCGATCGGGCCGGATATCGAGCGTCTCCGGCGGCGGATCGCCACCGCCAGGGACAGGGTGCGGCTGGTGCAATCGATGCGGCTGCCGCCGCTATTGACGCAGGCACGCGACTTCCAGTCCTTCGTCATGCCCGAGGTCGAGCCGAATTTCGTCACGATGGGCAAGGTGACGGCGCGCGTGGTGCCCGTCGCCAGCCTGGTGAAGGACGATGCGCTCAATGGCGCCATCGCCCTTATCGAGAACGCCGATCCCGGCTATGACTGGCTGTTCGGGCGCAAGCTCGCGGGCTTCGTCACGACCTATGGCGGCGCGAATTCGCATATGGCCATCCGCGCGGCCGAATTCGGGCTCCCGGCCGCGATCGGCGTCGGCGAGGTCAAGATGGACGCGCTGGCGAAGGCCGAAATCGTCGAGCTCGACTGTGCGGCGCGGCGCATCATGGTTCTGAGGTAA
- a CDS encoding gamma-glutamyl-gamma-aminobutyrate hydrolase family protein (Members of this family of hydrolases with an active site Cys residue belong to MEROPS family C26.) codes for MLVALSQRTCEEQRYKERRDCLDQEWARLLGRLGCQMVALPNAATEPLALLERLQPDALILTGGSDPLPESAPDAERNRLEEAALDWAERHGCAVVGICRGMQAINQRLGGQVRPVEGHVAASHKVSTAGGGSFLVNSFHDFGIGRADLAAELEPILWGSDDTVEAASHRARPLTCLMWHPERTIAEPERQQRLLKAILSGQPLKVALG; via the coding sequence ATGCTGGTCGCGCTCAGTCAACGGACCTGCGAGGAGCAGCGCTACAAGGAGCGCCGGGACTGCCTCGACCAGGAATGGGCGCGGCTGCTCGGCCGCCTCGGCTGCCAGATGGTCGCCTTGCCCAATGCGGCGACGGAGCCCCTTGCCTTGCTCGAACGGCTTCAGCCCGATGCGCTGATCCTGACCGGCGGCAGCGACCCGCTGCCGGAAAGCGCGCCGGATGCGGAGCGCAACAGGCTGGAAGAAGCCGCGCTGGACTGGGCGGAGCGGCACGGGTGTGCCGTCGTCGGCATCTGCAGGGGCATGCAGGCGATCAACCAGCGCCTCGGCGGGCAGGTTCGGCCAGTGGAAGGACATGTCGCCGCAAGCCACAAGGTCTCGACCGCCGGTGGCGGCTCCTTCCTGGTCAACAGCTTCCACGATTTCGGCATCGGCCGCGCGGATCTTGCGGCAGAGCTCGAGCCGATCCTGTGGGGGAGCGACGATACGGTCGAGGCCGCCTCCCACCGTGCCCGTCCGCTCACCTGCCTGATGTGGCATCCCGAAAGGACGATCGCCGAGCCGGAGCGTCAGCAGCGGCTGCTCAAGGCGATCCTGTCCGGACAGCCCTTGAAGGTCGCGCTCGGATGA